The Nicotiana sylvestris chromosome 6, ASM39365v2, whole genome shotgun sequence genomic sequence TTGGGTATTCCACAAAGATCCATGGAATGAACAAGAAAACCAAACAACACGGCGCAACATAATACAACGACGTAATCGGATTAAATGTAATACCCTTTGAAGTAAGCAAAATCTGAATCATAACCAATCTTGTAGCCTCAAAAGCCACAGCTCCCAACTGTAACATCACACCCCATGTATCAAACTTAGCTTCACCATAAGCAGCAATAGCAACACCAATAGAAATAGACACCATATTAGCCATAGTATCAGATTTAAAATTATCTTTTTTAAACATAACCCCAATTGAATAAACAGCCACTGGCATCAAAGCTTTAAGCATTTGAATAAAAGACACGGATAAATATATATATGCAGAATTTGATAACCAAAGtgaaaatgcatataaaagaccAATGGGTACCACAGATTTGCAATAAAGATCCCATGTCATAGTCACAGGTTCAACAACCTTAAACACTTTAACAAGAAGATAAGCCAAAGAAGAACAAAAACTCATGTGAATTATTGTTAGTGAAATGGGGTAAGGCCAATTGTACAACTTTCTATCCAGGATGTACTTGTTGTACACAATCACAGTGAAAGAGAGAAAGATCCAAATTGCAACATAGGTATATGAAAGCAAGATCTTTTTCACAACCCCTTCACTCAAAGCTCCTCCTTTCCCCATTTTTTGgctcaaaaatcacaaaaaaatgatCAAAGATCAAAACTTTTCAAGAAATTCTTGAACAACAATGTCAAGAATTGATATCAATGAAAAGGGATTTTTGGCgtaagagagaaagagagagaggggaAAAGGGGGTAAAATTTAGGAGGAGAAAGTGGAGGCGTTACATGACAAAAGGAGAAGTGAGGAGAGTTTATATGCATTCGTGTAAGATTGTTAGGGGATGTGAAGATGTGAAACTGCGAATCTGATGTTGCTTCTTTGACTTGGCAATTAATTCATCGTTGCTTTAATAGCTTTTTAGTAAGAAATATAACTTTGTATTTCGTTTTTGCTAATTCATTGTTGCTTTAATAGTTTTTTAGTAAGAAATATAACTTTGTATTTCGTTTTTGCTAATTCAtttaatgtttttttttgtttttttttatactCTTAACAATAGTATTTTATTTTGAGCCTTAGAGCAACGGTAAAATTATCTCCGTATGACCTATAGGTTACTGATTACGATTTgaattatgaaatcagtaaattTCATAGGTGGTCATTCAACTTTGTATCCATTACACAAAGGtcacttttcttctttttattacataaaaatcattcaactttgtgttcattacctaaaactgtgatgacccaaagggtcatcttgtattttagaatccgaatccaggttccgaggccttgaaaacctcatttttcTTTCTCCTCGAATTGCGTGCACAGATCGggcgcgtttccggaaagcttttatgtgaaatttaataaaaatattgaatttggcctttaaaattgattaaagttgacttcggtcaatattttttgTAAATGGACACGGACCCGTGACTTGACGGTCCCGTaggatccgtagtaaaatatgggacttgggagtgtgcccagaatcgaattccgaggtcctagcTCGAGAaaaaattttttaaagaaaattgtttactGAAAAATATAAGGACTTTTGCAAATAAAATGGTGTGTGATCTTGATGGTATCGAGCCTGTATTCTGGTTCctagcccggtacaggtttaatataatatttaagtcgtATCTGTGAActttggtaagaatcggaatttggacgtgattcggacgtccggttatGGAAATAGTAAATTTGAAGTGTTCTTGAGGAAAATCATGAGTTTGAGGTTAAATCcgtagttattgatgttatttttatgatttgaacgcatgagcaagtctgtatggtgtttttagacttgcgtgcatgtttgatttggagccctgagggctcgggtgaactttggataggccacggagtgattAGAACTTAAGAAAACTCAGTTGTGCACCAGGTGTTCTGCACAGGCCTCTGATCAGGCCTGAGAAATGCAAAGTCTGCCGGCCTGAGAAATGCGACAATAttgtcgcaaatgtgaagaaGTCCTGGGAAGGCCCAACGCGCAAATGCGAAACTTTGGCCGGAATTGCGAAGGCCCCAGAAGTCGCAAATACGACATATGTGTCGCAAATGCAAAGGCAGTAGCAAATtcaaagggttcgcaattgtgaacccctaATCGCAATTGTGATAACTGCAGTCTGTTAAGTGAGATTTTAGACAAATTTTTTTGTAGTCTGTTAAGTGAGATTTTATACGGGATTTTCacttcattcttcaaaatttcaaaacctaaactccaaAGGGCAATTTTCATggagcaagttcttccccaaatcataggtaaatgaatttTAACTTTTTctcttcaatctatttcatctttttacatgatttcatctcaaaatTTAGGATTTTTCATGGAAAAATTGGGTGTTCTTgagtagaaattaggaattttgaaatttggggatttggacctcaaattgaggtcggatttcaaaaccaattgcatatttgggttcgtgggtgaataaatagtcgggttttggttcgaacttcaaGTTTTGACTAAGCGGGTCTGgtgccaattttttttttaatttttaggaaaaacattgggaaatttatattcatgcattagaattggtttatttagcatttattgatgttattaaataaattatgactagatacaagtggattggaagtggaaccgagaggtaaagcggtaattgaggcttgattttgtccgtagaattgaggtaagtgttttgtctaaccttagcttgagggaataggtgtggTGGTCTTAGTTGCTACGTATTagtgttgagtacaacgtataggcgtggtgacgagtatctatacgttagtgtcaagcatgcaagtgagtcttatactgtgactgttgtgactcttattatgtactgtttatgcttaaattgatgatcacccatgttgaacaagacttatgatattctcttggtaattgaccattgttgagtattgactcaagtgaGACTTATTTCGTGGAGTTAACTGTtgaaaacgagattggttatagttgattcccttgctgggatattattaattctattgttgattcccttgccgggatgttattgttgctATTATtgcttcccttgccgggacgtattgtttctattgttgggtgaggaagagtgtaaagcatgaagggtgatgttgtgcatgatattgtgagtgagtgttaatgcacgaagggtgatgccatgccgatattgtgagtgttaatacacgagccgatattgtgagtgttaatgcacgaagggtgatgtcgtgcaatgattatgagagttaatgcacgaagggttaTGCCGTGCAGTTTCTGTtatttcttatggtgagaacgagagtaaaagcacgaagggtaatgtcgtgcacgtgttactgtTTTATCATTcttgttgatacaaatatgatgttCATTATGTTTTTTTATTGAATTACTGtcagaatttgatattccccgcggtatgttccccttcccatctttatctgttattttctgttattattgttttgttcgtatatgatttaactacacatgtTTATATGGTTATCTTGTCCTAGCGTcctcactacttcgtcgaggttaagctcgacacttaccagtacatggggtcagttgtactgatactacactctgcactttttgtgcagattatGGTGTCGGACCTTGTGAGTAgcttgaggttgctgccttcagtccaaggagaccaaggtagatctgatGTCGTTCGAAGATCCTGAAGTCCCCTTCCCCGCTTTAGTTTCTTCTGTCTCTTCTATTTCGAGAACAATtgtacttctttcagacttatattTATAGTAAATACCAGTTGTTCGTGGATTGTAACTCCAGATCTTCGGGGTAGCTATGTATTAGAATTGTTGGATTGCTATATCACTTTCGTATTTCATAATTATTTTAATATAGTTATTATCTGTTCCtgttaaattaataataatagtGGTAAAACTGTAACTGTCGACTTGCGTAACTTTCACGAgtaagcgccatcacgattcccgaaGGTGGGGAAatacgggtcgtgacaaaaagtcacttttctttattttgttacacaaaaattattttactttgcTCTATTTATCACAAAAGTTACATTGGCCagattttataatatttttagttGAAAAATCTATTATGTCCTTGACATTAATCCTCTCATTTATGTAATACTTTctatattatatattatataatatatttttacctaggtattttatttataattaaaataattttaaattatttttataatatatccATACATTTAATTTTTTTCATGGCACTCAATTTATTTAATCGTATTCAAACATGAAgatattttatataaaaatgattaaaaatatttttttaatatttatttaaaataataaaaacatgtTTGTTTAACACATGATAACTTTTTATAGTCATTTAAAGATATTTGTATTTAATATTAAGTTTTTTGAAGCTTTATCAgtttatattatttatttgaaagTATTAATTTGATGTGTCATTTTGCTAAATGTgagtattttatttattaaattaatggGTATGGCTTGGCTGATAAATCAATGAGttatgatttttaatttttattaaacatATTTCATTAAGTATGATTGCGAACGTGGACTTCAGATTTCTTCATGATAATGTTACCAAATTTAATAAtgctactatatatatatatatatatatatatatatatatcttaaaaTTAATATTAAGAAAAAATTAAATGTACGAGCATATTAC encodes the following:
- the LOC104241352 gene encoding probable sugar phosphate/phosphate translocator At5g25400, producing MGKGGALSEGVVKKILLSYTYVAIWIFLSFTVIVYNKYILDRKLYNWPYPISLTIIHMSFCSSLAYLLVKVFKVVEPVTMTWDLYCKSVVPIGLLYAFSLWLSNSAYIYLSVSFIQMLKALMPVAVYSIGVMFKKDNFKSDTMANMVSISIGVAIAAYGEAKFDTWGVMLQLGAVAFEATRLVMIQILLTSKGITFNPITSLYYVAPCCLVFLFIPWIFVEYPMLKDTSSFHLDWLIFGTNSFCAFALNLAVFLLVGKTSALTMNVAGVVKDWLLIAFSWSVIKDTVTPVNLVGYGLAFLGVAYYNHAKLQALKANEAQKKAAQDEEAGRLLEEKEGENGAKKNESQG